Proteins found in one Nitrosopumilus maritimus SCM1 genomic segment:
- the hisC gene encoding histidinol-phosphate transaminase yields the protein MKNSWYEKKLEDFAKLGGYKKPEKFDDVLKLDSNENFVISKKFQQDVIAYAKSNSDVREYPLGGVEKLVSKLAKYLKVSENMIGVGNGSDQILDLFLANMASKKTRILTSDPTFGFFEERCKLYAIPCTKIPFSSDMKLDIEKFNSNLKKCHILYLDSPNNPTGFQFSKAQLESLIKKFDGLVIIDEAYGEFGDSSIVSLTKKYDNLIVVKTFSKAFGLAGLRIGYFVANKKIVEVFNQVLQYPYPLNTLAIEAGIASLDKVDQMKEASEIIKSERKKIIENLRKYDAFTVFDSNANFVLFDAKGADKRVFSALVEQGISIRKLGKIGSHSGCLRVTVGTKEMNSKFLLAIRDLLG from the coding sequence ATGAAAAATTCGTGGTATGAAAAAAAATTAGAAGACTTTGCAAAACTAGGTGGTTACAAAAAACCTGAAAAATTTGATGATGTTTTAAAACTGGATTCAAATGAGAATTTTGTAATAAGCAAAAAATTCCAACAAGATGTTATTGCTTATGCAAAATCAAATTCTGATGTAAGAGAATATCCATTAGGAGGAGTTGAAAAATTAGTATCAAAACTAGCAAAATATCTCAAAGTTTCTGAAAATATGATTGGTGTTGGAAATGGTTCAGACCAAATCTTGGATCTGTTTTTAGCAAATATGGCCTCAAAGAAAACTAGGATTTTAACATCTGATCCAACATTTGGGTTCTTTGAAGAACGATGCAAACTATATGCTATTCCTTGTACTAAAATTCCATTTTCATCTGACATGAAACTTGATATTGAAAAATTCAATTCAAACTTGAAAAAATGTCACATTCTTTATTTGGATTCTCCAAACAATCCTACTGGATTTCAATTCTCAAAAGCTCAACTAGAATCTTTAATCAAAAAATTTGATGGATTGGTAATCATTGATGAGGCATATGGTGAATTTGGTGACTCATCAATTGTTTCATTGACAAAAAAATATGATAACCTAATTGTTGTCAAAACATTTTCCAAAGCATTTGGACTTGCAGGTTTACGTATAGGATACTTTGTTGCAAACAAGAAAATAGTTGAAGTCTTTAACCAAGTATTACAATATCCGTATCCTCTCAATACATTGGCAATCGAGGCTGGAATTGCCTCTTTGGACAAAGTTGATCAAATGAAAGAGGCATCTGAAATCATCAAATCTGAGCGTAAAAAAATTATTGAGAATTTGCGCAAGTATGATGCCTTTACTGTTTTTGATTCCAATGCTAATTTTGTACTATTTGATGCTAAAGGCGCAGACAAACGCGTATTCTCTGCACTAGTAGAACAAGGGATTTCTATACGCAAACTAGGTAAGATTGGTTCACATTCAGGATGCTTGAGAGTTACTGTTGGAACCAAGGAAATGAATTCAAAATTCCTTTTAGCAATACGTGATCTTTTAGGATAA
- a CDS encoding HAD family hydrolase has translation MDSQKFDSIIFDCDGVLVDITQSYDKTIDKTCRYVLKEFAKIDSITIDHKIIDGFKSSGGFNDEVDLVYAAILSLYTANKLNKKPSEFIYDVISNTDKTGIRSVQSYLESIYDVSEFLSKLGSLGDRHNNPVYSIFDQFFFGPELYGKLFDKQSKFSEEGMISNDKVILSVSLLETLQKEFGKKIAVVTGRGIESIRYSLKDMMDYFDTKNSAFLEDEPRELAKPNPATLIRAIQSMESKNCLYVGDSMEDYMMAKDAAQAGHSTTFCAIVGTSTNPEDRRKLFADSGVEMILESINDIPKVLNLV, from the coding sequence TTGGATAGTCAAAAATTTGATTCAATAATCTTTGATTGTGATGGTGTTCTAGTTGATATTACACAATCTTATGATAAAACAATTGATAAAACATGTAGATATGTTCTAAAAGAATTTGCAAAAATTGATTCTATAACTATTGATCACAAGATAATTGATGGATTCAAATCATCTGGAGGATTCAATGATGAGGTTGATTTGGTATACGCTGCAATATTATCATTGTATACAGCTAACAAACTAAACAAAAAACCCTCAGAGTTTATCTATGATGTAATTTCAAATACTGACAAAACTGGAATACGTTCTGTCCAATCATATCTTGAATCTATCTATGATGTTTCAGAATTTTTATCCAAACTTGGTTCATTAGGTGACAGACACAACAATCCTGTTTATTCTATTTTTGATCAATTTTTCTTTGGACCTGAACTTTATGGAAAATTGTTTGACAAACAATCAAAATTTTCTGAAGAAGGAATGATTTCAAATGACAAAGTAATACTATCTGTGTCTCTATTAGAAACTTTACAAAAAGAATTTGGAAAAAAAATTGCAGTTGTTACAGGCAGAGGAATTGAATCTATTCGTTATTCTCTAAAAGATATGATGGATTACTTTGATACAAAAAACTCTGCCTTTTTAGAAGATGAACCACGAGAACTAGCAAAACCAAATCCTGCAACTTTAATCCGTGCTATACAATCTATGGAATCAAAAAACTGTCTGTATGTAGGTGATTCTATGGAAGATTACATGATGGCAAAAGATGCAGCACAAGCAGGACATTCTACAACCTTTTGTGCAATTGTGGGAACAAGTACAAATCCTGAAGATAGGCGTAAACTATTTGCCGATTCAGGCGTAGAGATGATATTAGAATCGATAAATGATATTCCGAAGGTATTAAATTTAGTTTGA
- the hisB gene encoding imidazoleglycerol-phosphate dehydratase HisB translates to MKKRSSKIKRETKETDVSVNVNIDGTGKTSVSTGVNFVDHLIAAFGKHAMLDLTVKAKSKDNIVHHLIEDTAITIGNAIDDALGNRSGVTRFSYASVPMDESLAEASVDLVKRPFYKLTLSIKRTKIEDVSKEDLEHFFQSLLQNLNSCIHLTVKYGDNDHHKVEAAMKSLAVAFRIACSKDSKQKGIPSTKGAM, encoded by the coding sequence ATGAAAAAGCGCTCTAGTAAAATCAAACGTGAAACAAAAGAAACTGATGTTTCAGTAAATGTCAACATTGATGGTACTGGAAAGACTAGTGTGTCTACCGGTGTAAACTTTGTTGATCACTTGATTGCTGCATTTGGAAAACACGCAATGTTAGACTTAACGGTAAAAGCAAAATCAAAAGACAATATTGTACACCACTTGATTGAAGACACCGCAATTACAATTGGAAATGCAATAGATGACGCATTAGGAAATAGATCTGGTGTTACTAGATTTAGCTATGCATCTGTCCCAATGGATGAGTCTCTAGCTGAAGCTTCCGTGGATTTAGTCAAAAGACCATTTTACAAGTTGACTTTGTCTATAAAGAGAACAAAGATTGAGGATGTATCCAAAGAAGATCTTGAACACTTTTTCCAATCTTTGTTACAGAATCTAAACAGCTGTATTCACCTTACTGTAAAGTATGGCGATAATGATCACCACAAAGTAGAGGCTGCAATGAAATCTCTTGCAGTAGCATTTAGAATCGCGTGCTCAAAAGATTCAAAACAAAAAGGAATTCCAAGTACAAAAGGCGCAATGTAA
- the hisH gene encoding imidazole glycerol phosphate synthase subunit HisH, whose translation MTKIAIFDYGAGNIFSLKNALEKQNATVEVQTKVDMLKGYDGIFLPGVGNFDPAIQSINRDSVDFLDIVGDTPVFGICLGMEMFFDKSQEGKEEGLGIINGDVIVLPDTLKVPHMGWNALEIKKENKILEGVENGSWVYFVHSYRANPTTQDVIVAESDYDVKVPAIVQKDNYFGTQFHPEKSGDVGALMLKNFLRECKK comes from the coding sequence ATGACAAAGATTGCAATATTTGATTATGGAGCTGGAAATATTTTCAGTCTCAAAAATGCACTAGAAAAACAAAATGCAACAGTAGAAGTTCAAACTAAAGTTGACATGCTAAAAGGATATGATGGAATCTTCTTACCCGGAGTTGGAAATTTTGATCCTGCCATACAAAGTATCAATCGTGATTCTGTAGATTTTCTTGATATTGTAGGTGATACTCCTGTATTTGGAATATGTTTAGGTATGGAGATGTTTTTTGATAAAAGTCAAGAAGGAAAAGAAGAAGGCCTTGGAATAATCAACGGTGATGTTATCGTTTTACCTGACACCCTAAAGGTTCCACACATGGGATGGAATGCACTTGAGATAAAAAAAGAAAATAAAATTCTTGAAGGAGTAGAAAATGGCTCTTGGGTATACTTTGTGCATTCGTATAGGGCAAATCCTACAACTCAGGATGTGATAGTTGCAGAATCTGATTATGACGTTAAAGTTCCTGCTATAGTTCAAAAGGATAACTATTTTGGAACTCAATTTCATCCAGAAAAATCTGGTGATGTAGGTGCATTAATGCTAAAGAATTTTTTGCGAGAGTGCAAAAAATGA